The Humulus lupulus chromosome 3, drHumLupu1.1, whole genome shotgun sequence genome window below encodes:
- the LOC133821786 gene encoding uncharacterized protein LOC133821786: MSEYDNVVVGKLKLKGKALDVKAGGMKKKKKHKKLLQEQKSVITEDDLSAGGGSRELTINPDEDEINDSISNSKLSEEGKTATYDHNLTAAEKRYIEQRERIDNHKLAKTANKSHRDRIQDFNQYLANMSEHYDIPKVGPG, encoded by the exons ATGTCAGAATATGATAATGTGGTTGTTGGGAAGCTGAAGCTCAAGGGAAAGGCTCTGGATGTGAAAGCTGGTGgtatgaagaaaaagaagaaacacAAGAAGCTTCTTCAAGAACAGAAGTCTGTAATCACAGAAGATGATCTTTCAGCTG GTGGTGGAAGTAGAGAATTGACAATCAATCCTGATGAGGATGAAATCAATGATAGCATCAGCAACAGCAAATTGAGTGAAGAGGGAAAGACTGCTACTTATGATCATAATCTGACAGCTGCTGAAAAAAGATACATAGAACAAAGAGAGAGAATAGATAACCATAAATTGGCCAAGACTGCTAACAAATCTCACCGTGATAGGATTCAGGATTTCAATCAGTATCTTGCAAACATGAGTGAGCATTATGACATCCCTAAAGTTGGTCCAGGTTAA
- the LOC133821788 gene encoding protein PROLINE CONTENT ALTERNATIVE 22 — MKEKRIVDGFDSPSSSPPTPPSPLPVSVGPGNQKYLFSPSPSLSPPFSPPSSSHDSTELLHLLQEDKKLPSPRVPSVFSLDLVDPDILDSKSSCLKDLLEWFVERCCNICSNKST, encoded by the exons ATGAAAGAGAAAAGGATAGTAGATGGTTTTGATTCTCCATCTTCATCTCCTCCAACACCTCCCTCTCCACTTCCCGTTAGCGTGGGGCCCGGAAACCAAAAGTACCTCTTCTCGCCGTCTCCATCTCTGTCGCCACCTTTCTCACCGCCTTCTTCGAGCCACGACTCCACTGAGCTTCTTCACCTTTTGCAGGAAGATAAGAAGCTGCCTAGTCCCAGAGTGCCTTCAGTATTTTCCTTGGATCTTGTAGACCCTGACATTTTGGATTCCAAAAGCTCATGCCTTAAAGACCT GTTAGAGTGGTTTGTAGAAAGATGCTGCAATATTTGCAGTAACAAGTCTACTTGA
- the LOC133821785 gene encoding uncharacterized protein LOC133821785 — translation MNYEKSLSEESGSIFSEGIGIVLYRWSALQLAVENEWGGRQSRQKAQQLHSDIFSWFTHSTGKGKEPLYIDDLEEVLVQGLQSLNTEVDDGSVEEVAEKLMIMHEECLDGNFKSIEGLREANHRRVPVRHVKQDGEDDDSDDDDEEQDVGVGDHSSKMVVSSTKSLENSCSADMMVVDEPKPSASLTTAAEDDEWVVVGPKRGRGKRN, via the exons ATGAATTATGAGAAGAGTCTATCGGAAGAGTCAGGGTCCATATTCAGTGAAGGTATTGGGATAGTTTTGTATCGATGGTCGGCGCTCCAATTGGCTGTCGAGAACGAGTGGGGTGGCCGTCAATCGCGCCAAAAAGCACAGCAACTCCATTCCGATATCTTCTCTTGGTTCACTCACTCTACTGGAAAAGGAAAAG AACCTCTATACATAGATGATTTAGAAGAGGTGCTTGTTCAAGGTTTGCAATCTCTGAATACTGAGGTTGACGATGGCAGTGTTGAGGAG GTAGCTGAAAAATTAATGATCATGCATGAAGAGTGTCTGGATGGTAATTTTAAGTCCATTGAAGGTCTAAGGGAAGCCAATCATCGAAGAGTTCCGGTTCGTCATGTGAAACAG GATGGTGAGGATGATGACAGTGATGACGATGATGAAGAACAGGATGTCGGTGTGGGTGATCATTCATCGAAAATGGTGGTTAGCTCAACAAAGTCCTTAGAAAATTCTTGCTCGGCGGACATGATGGTAGTAGATGAGCCAAAGCCCTCAGCATCACTTACAACCGCAGCTGAGGACGACGAATGGGTAGTGGTCGGACCAAAACGAGGCAGGGGAAAAAGGAACTAG